One window from the genome of Amphiprion ocellaris isolate individual 3 ecotype Okinawa chromosome 23, ASM2253959v1, whole genome shotgun sequence encodes:
- the LOC129348145 gene encoding C-C motif chemokine 3-like yields MRTAYILLLCVLGAAMLSTVTCSTSGTEPDNCCFSFYPRRIKKDLVVRYYMTDNRCTKSGVVFVTQKSRKICADPSLSWVEGIMKNIDENSF; encoded by the exons ATGAGGACCGCTTACATCCTTCTGCTCTGCGTCCTGGGAGCTGCAATGCTGTCCACTGTTACCTGCAGCACCA GTGGAACTGAACCGGACAACTGCTGCTTCTCATTCTACCCAAGAAGAATAAAGAAAGACTTAGTTGTCAGATATTACATGACTGATAACCGTTGCACCAAGAGTGGAGTCGT ttttgtcaCACAAAAGTCTCGTAAAATCTGTGCGGATCCAAGTCTCTCCTGGGTCGAGGGCATCATGAAAAATATCGATGAGAACTCCTTTTAA